A window from Musa acuminata AAA Group cultivar baxijiao chromosome BXJ3-10, Cavendish_Baxijiao_AAA, whole genome shotgun sequence encodes these proteins:
- the LOC135651085 gene encoding C2 domain-containing protein At1g53590-like isoform X1, with product MDITEASIVHHLALVLLLLWVLVQLGWSHPVLFFLALLYLYKVNAYYTLRLQKRLQFEERKYANQRRLLSDTESVRWLNHAIEKIWPICMEHIASQQFLLPIIPWFLDKFKPWTARKAVLHHLYLGRNPPMFSDLRVLHQSGDDDHLVLELGMSFLSADDMSAKLAIRLRKRLGFGIKTNMHITSMHVEGKVLVGVKFLRHWPFLGRVRVCFVEPPYFQMTVKPIFGHGLDVTELPGISGWLDKLLDDAFEQTLVEPNMLVIDVEKFVSAPEECWFTVEERSLVAHVKLEMLEGADMKPSDLNGLADPYVRGQLGSYRFQTKIQRKTLSPKWLEEFKIPINSWEAPNVLVLQVRDKDTIFDDMLGDCSVNINDLRGGQRHDMWMSLQNIKMGRIHLAITVLEEELQKEPKDLSNDETSKTMVPMPGTFNEKAEDLNTEEYSTMTDEFEPINIKGLEKTVAWIHRPGADVSQTWESRKGYAWHSEELHQEDKVYTKSPSPSSSRSDQSDTSSNEEIVGGKKVRLKTIRRGLHKLSSVFHRTRKQGSPKESQEVTPTPRPNLPPLGEKRASRKITVPDSFDEDNDEPEPDEERCSSVMDKGESSGNGETPQTPKNFISKSSKSLKITPSRETSNKLKEVQSSGAEDKDDSQGTNLSNDASVNDPLVSAGSPTSISAGTDNNKVNTSGPVQTSQDDR from the exons ATGGACATAACGGAGGCGTCGATCGTGCATCACTTAGCTTTGGTACTGCTGCTGCTTTGGGTTCTTGTGCAGTTGGGCTGGTCACACCCCGTCCTCTTCTTCCTGGCGCTGTTGTATCTCTACAAG GTAAATGCATACTATACGTTGAGATTGCAGAAGCGATTGCAGTTTGAGGAAAGAAAATATGCCAACCAGCGAAGA CTTCTCTCAGATACAGAATCAGTTAGGTGGTTGAATCATGCTATTGAGAAGATATGGCCAATATGCATGGAACATATCGCTTCCCAGCAGTTTCTTTTGCCAATCATACCATGGTTCTTGGACAAATTCAAGCCCTGGACTGCT CGGAAAGCAGTTTTGCATCATCTTTACTTGGGTAGGAATCCACCTATGTTTAGTGATCTAAGAGTTCTCCATCAGTCAGGAGATGATGACCACTTG GTTTTAGAATTGGGGATGAGTTTTCTTTCAGCAGACGATATGAGTGCAAAACTTGCAATTCGGCTAAGGAAAAGATTGGGATTTGgcataaagacaaacatgcatatAACCAGTATGCATGTGGAGGGCAAG GTTCTGGTGGGTGTGAAGTTTCTCCGACATTGGCCTTTTCTTGGACGAGTTAGGGTATGCTTTGTGGAGCCCCCGTACTTTCAGATGACTGTAAAACCAATATTTGGACATGGACTAGATGTTACTGAACTACCTGGGATTTCAGGATGGCTA GATAAATTGCTGGATGATGCATTTGAGCAAACATTGGTTGAG CCAAACATGCTGGTTATTGATGTGGAAAAGTTTGTTTCAGCTCCTGAAG AATGTTGGTTCACTGTCGAAGAAAGGTCTCTTGTAGCACATGTGAAGTTGGAGATGTTAGAAGGGGCAGACATGAAACCATCAGATCTGAATG GACTTGCTGACCCATATGTAAGAGGACAACTTGGTTCTTACCGATTCCAGACAAAGATCCAAAGGAAAACGTTGTCTCCAAAGTGGTTGGAGGAGTTCAAGATTCCCATCAATTCATGGGAGGCACCTAATGTACTTGTTCTTCAAGTTCGTGACAAGGATACCATTTTTGATGACATGCTTGG AGATTGTTCAGTAAATATCAATGATCTGAGGGGCGGACAAAGGCATGACATGTGGATGTCACTACAGAATATCAAAATGGGTAGGATCCACTTGGCAATAACTGTACTTGAAGAGGAACTACAGAAG GAGCCAAAAGATCTCAGCAATGATGAAACTTCGAAGACGATGGTACCAATGCCAGGCACATTCAATGAAAAGGCTGAAGATCTTAATACTGAAGAATATTCTACGATGACTGATGAGTTCGAGCCCATTAATATTAAGGGGCTAGAAAAGACAGTAGCATGGATACATCGGCCTGGTGCTGATGTCTCCCAAACCTGGGAGTCCCGTAAAGGGTATGCTTGGCATTCTGAGGAGCTCCATCAGGAGGACAAAGTCTACACTAAAAGCCCAAGTCCATCATCGTCCAGGTCTGATCAAAGTGACACCAGTAGTAATGAAGAAATTGTTGGTGGAAAGAAAGTCCGACTTAAAACAATCAGAAGAGGCCTGCACAAGTTGAGTTCTGTATTTCATAGAACTCGGAAGCAAGGAAGTCCCAAGGAGTCTCAAGAAGTTACTCCCACACCACGACCCAACCTTCCACCACTTGGTGAGAAGCGGGCATCAAGAAAGATCACAGTGCCTGACAGCTTTGATGAAGATAATGATGAGCCCGAGCCAGATGAGGAGAGATGCAGCTCTGTCATGGACAAGGGAGAAAGCTCAGGCAATGGCGAAACTCCCCAGACTCCGAAGAACTTCATAAGCAAATCATCCAAGAGTCTAAAGATCACGCCGAGCAGGGAGACTTCCAACAAGCTGAAAGAGGTTCAGTCATCTGGAGCTGAAGACAAAGATGATTCTCAGGGAACCAACTTGTCAAATGATGCTTCGGTGAATGATCCACTTGTCTCAGCAGGATCTCCAACAAGTATTTCTGCAGGTACCGACAACAATAAGGTAAACACCAGTGGTCCTGTCCAAACAAGCCAGGATGACAGGTAA
- the LOC135651085 gene encoding C2 domain-containing protein At1g53590-like isoform X2, producing MANMHGTYRFPAVSFANHTMVLGQIQALDCCTDSTRKAVLHHLYLGRNPPMFSDLRVLHQSGDDDHLVLELGMSFLSADDMSAKLAIRLRKRLGFGIKTNMHITSMHVEGKVLVGVKFLRHWPFLGRVRVCFVEPPYFQMTVKPIFGHGLDVTELPGISGWLDKLLDDAFEQTLVEPNMLVIDVEKFVSAPEECWFTVEERSLVAHVKLEMLEGADMKPSDLNGLADPYVRGQLGSYRFQTKIQRKTLSPKWLEEFKIPINSWEAPNVLVLQVRDKDTIFDDMLGDCSVNINDLRGGQRHDMWMSLQNIKMGRIHLAITVLEEELQKEPKDLSNDETSKTMVPMPGTFNEKAEDLNTEEYSTMTDEFEPINIKGLEKTVAWIHRPGADVSQTWESRKGYAWHSEELHQEDKVYTKSPSPSSSRSDQSDTSSNEEIVGGKKVRLKTIRRGLHKLSSVFHRTRKQGSPKESQEVTPTPRPNLPPLGEKRASRKITVPDSFDEDNDEPEPDEERCSSVMDKGESSGNGETPQTPKNFISKSSKSLKITPSRETSNKLKEVQSSGAEDKDDSQGTNLSNDASVNDPLVSAGSPTSISAGTDNNKVNTSGPVQTSQDDR from the exons ATGGCCAATATGCATGGAACATATCGCTTCCCAGCAGTTTCTTTTGCCAATCATACCATGGTTCTTGGACAAATTCAAGCCCTGGACTGCTGTACGGACAGTACA CGGAAAGCAGTTTTGCATCATCTTTACTTGGGTAGGAATCCACCTATGTTTAGTGATCTAAGAGTTCTCCATCAGTCAGGAGATGATGACCACTTG GTTTTAGAATTGGGGATGAGTTTTCTTTCAGCAGACGATATGAGTGCAAAACTTGCAATTCGGCTAAGGAAAAGATTGGGATTTGgcataaagacaaacatgcatatAACCAGTATGCATGTGGAGGGCAAG GTTCTGGTGGGTGTGAAGTTTCTCCGACATTGGCCTTTTCTTGGACGAGTTAGGGTATGCTTTGTGGAGCCCCCGTACTTTCAGATGACTGTAAAACCAATATTTGGACATGGACTAGATGTTACTGAACTACCTGGGATTTCAGGATGGCTA GATAAATTGCTGGATGATGCATTTGAGCAAACATTGGTTGAG CCAAACATGCTGGTTATTGATGTGGAAAAGTTTGTTTCAGCTCCTGAAG AATGTTGGTTCACTGTCGAAGAAAGGTCTCTTGTAGCACATGTGAAGTTGGAGATGTTAGAAGGGGCAGACATGAAACCATCAGATCTGAATG GACTTGCTGACCCATATGTAAGAGGACAACTTGGTTCTTACCGATTCCAGACAAAGATCCAAAGGAAAACGTTGTCTCCAAAGTGGTTGGAGGAGTTCAAGATTCCCATCAATTCATGGGAGGCACCTAATGTACTTGTTCTTCAAGTTCGTGACAAGGATACCATTTTTGATGACATGCTTGG AGATTGTTCAGTAAATATCAATGATCTGAGGGGCGGACAAAGGCATGACATGTGGATGTCACTACAGAATATCAAAATGGGTAGGATCCACTTGGCAATAACTGTACTTGAAGAGGAACTACAGAAG GAGCCAAAAGATCTCAGCAATGATGAAACTTCGAAGACGATGGTACCAATGCCAGGCACATTCAATGAAAAGGCTGAAGATCTTAATACTGAAGAATATTCTACGATGACTGATGAGTTCGAGCCCATTAATATTAAGGGGCTAGAAAAGACAGTAGCATGGATACATCGGCCTGGTGCTGATGTCTCCCAAACCTGGGAGTCCCGTAAAGGGTATGCTTGGCATTCTGAGGAGCTCCATCAGGAGGACAAAGTCTACACTAAAAGCCCAAGTCCATCATCGTCCAGGTCTGATCAAAGTGACACCAGTAGTAATGAAGAAATTGTTGGTGGAAAGAAAGTCCGACTTAAAACAATCAGAAGAGGCCTGCACAAGTTGAGTTCTGTATTTCATAGAACTCGGAAGCAAGGAAGTCCCAAGGAGTCTCAAGAAGTTACTCCCACACCACGACCCAACCTTCCACCACTTGGTGAGAAGCGGGCATCAAGAAAGATCACAGTGCCTGACAGCTTTGATGAAGATAATGATGAGCCCGAGCCAGATGAGGAGAGATGCAGCTCTGTCATGGACAAGGGAGAAAGCTCAGGCAATGGCGAAACTCCCCAGACTCCGAAGAACTTCATAAGCAAATCATCCAAGAGTCTAAAGATCACGCCGAGCAGGGAGACTTCCAACAAGCTGAAAGAGGTTCAGTCATCTGGAGCTGAAGACAAAGATGATTCTCAGGGAACCAACTTGTCAAATGATGCTTCGGTGAATGATCCACTTGTCTCAGCAGGATCTCCAACAAGTATTTCTGCAGGTACCGACAACAATAAGGTAAACACCAGTGGTCCTGTCCAAACAAGCCAGGATGACAGGTAA
- the LOC135651882 gene encoding transcription factor bHLH147-like: MDVDPSSRLSSISQSINLVRREKKMKPGLTAQAETKWRTAAQEQVYGRRLLEALRSTGGAPAGPRAVKEAADSALALTARGQSRWSRAILLGRCCPRRKLLLKAGGRIRRGRRQPRPSAPVPQQQVSAELRGKKVRDRLRVLGRLVPGCRKLSASGLPEEAGDYVAALEMQVKTMTALTEALSAASLSAGPTGEPGT; the protein is encoded by the exons ATGGATGTCGATCCCAGCTCCAGACTCTCAAGCATCAGTCAGTCAATTAATCTCGTAAGACGAGAG aagaagatgaagcccGGCCTGACAGCCCAAGCGGAGACCAAGTGGCGGACCGCCGCACAGGAGCAGGTCTATGGCCGCCGTCTCCTCGAGGCCCTCCGCTCCACCGGCGGTGCCCCCGCGGGGCCGCGCGCCGTCAAGGAGGCGGCCGACTCCGCCCTCGCGCTCACCGCCCGGGGACAGTCCCGCTGGAGCCGGGCCATCCTACTCGGCCGCTGCTGTCCCCGCCGCAAGCTCCTTCTCAAGGCGGGCGGCAGGATCCGCCGCGGGCGCAGGCAGCCGCGGCCGTCGGCGCCGGTGCCGCAGCAACAGGTGTCGGCCGAGCTGAGGGGGAAGAAAGTGAGGGACCGGCTACGGGTGCTGGGCCGGCTGGTGCCCGGGTGCCGGAAGCTGTCGGCGTCGGGCCTCCCGGAGGAGGCGGGCGACTACGTGGCGGCGCTGGAGATGCAAGTGAAGACGATGACGGCGCTAACGGAGGCGCTCTCGGCGGCGTCACTGTCCGCGGGGCCCACTGGCGAGCCCGGTACCTGA
- the LOC135651495 gene encoding ASC1-like protein 3: MGPIWGSGSGGGPEPGNFLLVLCFAFGSFVARFLLDRFLYKPCAMRLFGKKAVLMMNDEAKWSKVVKCSESMWKLTYYVTVQIWVLSIIKQEPWSLDTKEYFKGWPNQEMKSSLKLFYMCQCGFYVYSIAALIAWETRRKDFSIMMSHHVVTSTLIGFSYITRFFRIGTVMLALHDTSDVFLEAAKLFKYSEKEMAASLCFGLFALSWLILRLVYFPFWIIKSSSYECVQALSWMENFPTTLYYIFNTMLLTLLVFHTYWWKLIFAMIMRQMGNKGQVGEDIRSDSEDGD, from the exons ATGGGGCCGATCtggggcagcggcagcggcggcggcccgGAGCCGGGAAATTTCTTGCTCGTGCTCTGTTTCGCCTTCGGATCCTTCGTCGCCCGCTTCTTGCTCGACCGCTTCCTCTATAAG CCTTGTGCTATGAGATTGTTTGGTAAAAAAGCTGTTCTAATGATGAATGATGAGGCCAAATGGTCAAAGGTTGTGAAGTGTTCTGAGTCAATGTGGAAGTTGACCTACTATGTTACTGTCCAAATATGGGTCCTTTCAATCATCAAGCAGGAGCCTTGGTCACTGGATACGAAGGAGTACTTCAAAGGGTGGCCGAATCAAGAAATGAA GTCTTCTTTGAAGCTTTTCTACATGTGTCAATGTGGATTTTACGTCTACAGCATTGCTGCTCTCATTGCATGGGAAACTCGCAGGAAGGATTTCTCAATAATGATGTCCCATCACGTAGTCACCTCAACATTGATTGGATTTTCTTATATTACCAG GTTTTTCCGAATAGGGACTGTAATGCTTGCCCTTCACGATACAAGTGATGTCTTCCTAGAAGCAGCTAAATTGTTCAAATATTCAGAAAAGGAGATGGCAGCTAGCTTGTGCTTTGGACTTTTTGCCTTGTCATGGTTAATTCTGCGATTAGTATACTTCCCCTTCTGGATAATTAAATCCTCTAG CTATGAGTGTGTCCAAGCCTTGTCATGGATGGAAAATTTTCCAAccactttatattatatattcaaCACAATGCTTCTTACCCTGCTCGTCTTCCACACCTACTGGTGGAAACTGATATTTGCAATGATTATGAGACAGATGGGTAATAAAGGCCAAGTGGGAGAGGACATCCGATCAG ATTCTGAAGATGGAGATTAA